The window CAGGAGCCGCCGCGCCGGCGAACATGCTCCGGGCAGCAAGGGCCGTACCGATCGCAATGACCAGTGCCCCTACCAGCAAAATGAGCTTCTTCTTGTCCATGGTGCGTCACGCCCCCTTAGTTGGATCTCGGATTACGATTGCTGTCGGATAGACCGACAATGGTTAAAATGAGGTTCACCCCGCCACTCCTGCGGCTGCAGATGCGGGAAGATAAAAGGTGCCAATGGCCCACAGGCCGGCGAGTGCGATGGCCACGCCATAAGGAATGGCGAGCTTGTTTTTCTGGCGCTTCATCACGTGCCAGGCGCCGAACACCAGCGTCAGCACGCCGCCCAGCAGCGCCATCATGATGAGCAGCTTCGCGTACACGATAGGTGCGATCCAAAGTGCGAGCGCGGTGAGCAGCTTCACATCGCCGCCGCCCATTGCGCGCAGCGCGAACAGGATCGACAGGCCAGCAAAGGTCACGAGTGCGAGGGCGATCTGCATCACGACGCTGGTCGGTTCGAACCAGCCATCGCCAGACGGCAGAAAGCTCATGCCCGAAGCGAACCAGAACAATGGCGCGCCAAGAGCAATCGCCGCATTGAGCTTGTTCGCAATGCGGCGGCTTTTGAGATCGGTGATAGCTGCGATAATCAGCGCAATTGCCAATGCCGCAAGCAGTCCGTACTTGATTGGATCGTCTAGCATGAAGCCCCCAAATGTCCTTGGAGGCTGGTGCTAGCGCGCATGGCTTACCAAATAGTAACCAAGGGCAGGAGGTTGAAATTAGCCAAACCATAAGCGCCACGACCGCAGCATTCGATCGCAGGGCCATTCCGACCGATGCGCGTGAGGCCATGTGGCTGGCGCCGGACGGGCATGAGATTCGCCATATCGACTGGCCGGATCCGCCTGCCAATGTCGCCTCCAAGGGCGCGATGCTGTTCATGGCAGGGCGCGGCGATGCCTATGAAAAATATATCGAAAGCTTTGAGCACTGGCGTTTGCAGGGGTGGCGCGTCTCTGCCGCGGATTGGCGCGGGCAGGGCGGATCGGGGCGCCTCGGCAATGACAAGGCGACGGGCCATATCGACGATTTCGATCTGTGGGTGGAAGACCTTGCCGCTTTCTGGAGCACATGGGCGGCGCGGCATGATGGACCGCGCGTGCTGGCGGGCCATTCAATGGGCGGCCACCTGACTTTGCGCGCGGTAATCGACAAGGCCTTGTCTCCAAAGCCCGACGCTTTGATTCTCTCGGCGCCCATGCTTGACACCATGCCCGAGCACCTGCCGCTGCCGGTCAAGCGCGGTTTTGCCAGCATGATGGCGCGCATCGGCGATCCCAAGCGGCCGGCCTGGAAGATGAGTGAGAAGCC is drawn from Aurantiacibacter sp. MUD61 and contains these coding sequences:
- a CDS encoding A24 family peptidase — encoded protein: MLDDPIKYGLLAALAIALIIAAITDLKSRRIANKLNAAIALGAPLFWFASGMSFLPSGDGWFEPTSVVMQIALALVTFAGLSILFALRAMGGGDVKLLTALALWIAPIVYAKLLIMMALLGGVLTLVFGAWHVMKRQKNKLAIPYGVAIALAGLWAIGTFYLPASAAAGVAG
- a CDS encoding alpha/beta fold hydrolase, with the translated sequence MWLAPDGHEIRHIDWPDPPANVASKGAMLFMAGRGDAYEKYIESFEHWRLQGWRVSAADWRGQGGSGRLGNDKATGHIDDFDLWVEDLAAFWSTWAARHDGPRVLAGHSMGGHLTLRAVIDKALSPKPDALILSAPMLDTMPEHLPLPVKRGFASMMARIGDPKRPAWKMSEKPGAKPGMRNTLLTHDEDRYADELWWRENRPELELGPGSWGWVNAAYDSTAKIFAKGALEGVDLPVFVIATKADKLVSPAAIRSAIARLPDVDNLIFGSEARHEILREEDAVRDRALAAIDGFLERKLTG